GCCACGGCCCGATCCGGCCGGGTGCGCGGGTCGGTAACTGCCGGAGCAACCCAATATCCAGGAATGAGAATCTGCAAATAGGAGGCATGGCTATGGCACGCACGATCTGCACGTCTGTCTGTGGCGCAATCATCCTGCTTGCGGCAATCACGCCGGTCGCCATCATGATCATGGACAGGGTCTGACAGCGGCGCGCCGCTGTCAGACGTGACCGGCGGCGGAATGCAACAGGCCACCCGCAGGGGTGGCCTGTCTGCTAGGGATTGCCGGCACCCGCGCGCCGCTGCCGCGGTGCCGTGTGCAATCCCCGCGCCTCAGTCGTTGATCGCGCGCAGGAACTTCTTCGCACGCTGACCGAATTCGGTCACCAGGTATTCCAGGAACGGCTCGCGCAGGTCCGGGTGCAGCAGCGCATATTCCACGGTCGCCTGCAGATAGCCGAGCTTGCTGCCGCAATCGTAGCGCTTGCCCTCGAACTTGTAGGCCAGCACCACCTCGTTCTGCAGCAGGCACTGGATGGCGTCGGTCAGCTGGATCTCGCCGCCGGCACCGCGCGGAATGGTCTCGAGATGCCTGAAGATCGTCGGGGTCAGGACATAGCGCCCGACCACGGCCAGGTTGGAACTCGCTTCCGACGGCTTGGGTTTCTCGACGATGCTCTTCAGTTTCGTGATGCGGCCTTCGGATTCCTCCGGGTCGACGATGCCGTACTTGTCGGTCTCGTCGCGGGGCACTTCCTCGACCCCGAGGATGCTGCAGTTGCGGTCGTTGAAAACCGACAGCATCTGACCGAGCACGCAGTTCTTGCCGGTGTGGATGAGGTCATCGGCGAGGATCACGGCGAACGGCTCGTTGCCGACCACCGGTTTCGCGCACAGCACGGCATGGCCCAGACCGAGCGCCTCGGGCTGGCGCACGTAGACGCAGGCCACATGCGGCGGCACCACCTCGCGCACGATCTTCAGCAGGTTGTGCTTGCCCTTGCGCTCCAGCTCCGCCTCCAGCTCGTAGTTCTTGTCGAAGTGGTCCTCGATGGCACGCTTGCTGCTGCTGGTGACGAACACCAGCTCGTCGATGCCCGCATTCACGGCCTCTTCCGCGGCATACTGGATGAGCGGCTTGTCAACGATGGTAAGCATTTCCTTCGGATTGGCCTTGGTCGCCGGCAGG
The window above is part of the Pseudomonadota bacterium genome. Proteins encoded here:
- the galU gene encoding UTP--glucose-1-phosphate uridylyltransferase GalU, which translates into the protein MEQKVRKAVFPVAGLGTRFLPATKANPKEMLTIVDKPLIQYAAEEAVNAGIDELVFVTSSSKRAIEDHFDKNYELEAELERKGKHNLLKIVREVVPPHVACVYVRQPEALGLGHAVLCAKPVVGNEPFAVILADDLIHTGKNCVLGQMLSVFNDRNCSILGVEEVPRDETDKYGIVDPEESEGRITKLKSIVEKPKPSEASSNLAVVGRYVLTPTIFRHLETIPRGAGGEIQLTDAIQCLLQNEVVLAYKFEGKRYDCGSKLGYLQATVEYALLHPDLREPFLEYLVTEFGQRAKKFLRAIND